The following are encoded together in the bacterium genome:
- the dprA gene encoding DNA-processing protein DprA has translation MDASANAASLLDTFLRLSLIEGFTVDHLRRLRAAGAGGFLPGMTPRGVSLLGKAKAALGSAEAGRRAEAVRGACERLGIAILPWGADGYPAALREIPGAPLLLYRAGKGRHGGDAVAVVGSRAPTGPGREFARILSGDLAAAGWTVVSGMARGIDAAAHKGALRAGGATVAVLGCGVDVAYPRDHAELRDEILEKGAIFSEYPPGSLPLPHRFPERNRIVGGLSRGVIVAEAPERSGALITARIALDQGRDVMVVPGNPWFAHTAGSNRLLREGATPVCSAADVHDVLGCPPPVAGGLAERVLAALEGERHVGEIAETVSMPVQDLLPCLMEMELANLVEKRPGNYYKKLSAAGS, from the coding sequence GTGGATGCTTCCGCAAACGCCGCTTCCCTCCTCGACACGTTCCTTCGCCTGTCGCTGATCGAGGGGTTCACCGTCGATCACCTCCGGCGCCTCCGCGCCGCGGGGGCCGGCGGTTTCCTCCCCGGCATGACGCCGAGGGGCGTCTCGCTTCTCGGGAAGGCGAAGGCGGCGCTCGGCTCCGCGGAGGCGGGCCGGCGGGCCGAAGCCGTTCGGGGGGCGTGCGAGCGGCTGGGGATCGCGATCCTCCCCTGGGGTGCGGACGGATACCCCGCCGCGCTTCGGGAGATCCCCGGGGCGCCGCTGCTCCTGTACCGGGCGGGGAAGGGACGGCACGGCGGCGATGCGGTCGCCGTTGTCGGGAGCCGCGCCCCCACGGGACCGGGGCGGGAATTCGCCCGCATCCTCTCGGGGGATCTCGCCGCGGCCGGATGGACGGTGGTGAGCGGGATGGCGCGGGGGATCGACGCGGCGGCGCACAAGGGGGCCCTCCGCGCCGGAGGTGCGACCGTGGCGGTCCTCGGATGCGGCGTCGACGTGGCGTACCCCCGGGACCACGCGGAATTGCGGGACGAAATCCTCGAAAAGGGGGCGATCTTCTCGGAATACCCGCCGGGATCGTTGCCCCTGCCGCACCGGTTCCCGGAGCGGAACCGGATCGTGGGCGGATTGTCGCGCGGGGTGATCGTGGCCGAGGCCCCCGAGCGCAGCGGCGCGCTGATCACGGCGAGGATCGCGCTCGATCAGGGACGCGACGTGATGGTCGTGCCCGGGAACCCCTGGTTCGCCCACACCGCCGGCAGCAACCGGCTGCTGCGGGAGGGGGCGACCCCGGTCTGCTCGGCCGCGGACGTTCATGACGTTCTCGGGTGCCCGCCCCCCGTTGCCGGGGGGCTTGCGGAGCGCGTGCTCGCCGCGCTCGAGGGGGAACGGCATGTGGGGGAGATCGCGGAGACCGTGTCCATGCCGGTCCAGGATCTTCTTCCGTGCCTGATGGAAATGGAACTGGCGAATCTGGTGGAAAAA
- a CDS encoding LysM peptidoglycan-binding domain-containing protein: protein MKRASVILGTFAVVGMLILPPLGAFAQQAPAETAKSPEGIVHTVAEGDTLWDLSAKYLGSPWKWTEIWERNRFLTNPHYIYPGIRVVIVPPGPREIALAQEPEYASGPAETVAVAAAPPAEEVQPTVPAVAPPRVPYLDIKPEDFVRAGEFLKEAPKGIGHIDGGKEPKVGFVEGDTVYLSLRKEIPVGQLLGVYRVRGPIDSSGKRSVSGYVKYLIGVIQAVPKVDGQATARVRHSFEDLTRADLLSEEIPAYTPVRIDPGADGIPCSVITGRLWNEELAQGDFIYLDQGASAGVAVGNVFRVFVPTGVEAGSEAYSSPGKVQFEVARAVVVRVSRDFSTAYIASGSESFAAGVSARRGIPEK, encoded by the coding sequence ATGAAACGTGCGTCGGTGATCTTGGGGACGTTCGCGGTGGTGGGCATGCTGATCCTCCCCCCGCTCGGCGCGTTCGCGCAGCAGGCGCCGGCCGAAACGGCGAAATCGCCCGAGGGGATCGTCCACACGGTGGCCGAGGGGGACACCCTCTGGGATCTCTCCGCGAAATACCTCGGATCTCCTTGGAAATGGACGGAAATCTGGGAGCGAAACCGCTTCCTCACCAATCCGCACTACATCTATCCCGGCATCCGGGTCGTGATCGTCCCGCCGGGTCCCAGGGAGATCGCGCTCGCCCAGGAGCCGGAGTACGCCTCCGGGCCCGCCGAAACGGTCGCCGTGGCCGCCGCTCCACCCGCCGAGGAGGTCCAGCCCACGGTCCCGGCGGTTGCCCCTCCCCGCGTGCCGTATCTCGACATCAAGCCGGAGGATTTCGTCCGCGCCGGGGAGTTCCTGAAGGAGGCGCCGAAGGGGATCGGGCACATCGACGGGGGGAAGGAACCGAAGGTCGGATTCGTCGAAGGCGACACGGTATACCTCTCGCTCCGGAAGGAGATCCCGGTGGGCCAACTGCTGGGCGTCTACCGGGTCCGGGGACCGATCGACAGTTCCGGGAAACGTTCGGTTTCCGGATATGTGAAGTACCTGATCGGGGTGATCCAGGCGGTGCCGAAGGTCGACGGGCAGGCGACCGCGAGGGTCCGGCATTCGTTCGAGGACCTGACGCGCGCCGACCTGCTCTCGGAGGAGATTCCGGCGTACACGCCGGTGCGGATCGACCCGGGAGCGGACGGCATCCCGTGTTCGGTGATCACCGGACGCCTCTGGAACGAGGAACTCGCGCAGGGCGATTTCATCTACCTTGACCAGGGCGCGTCCGCGGGCGTGGCCGTGGGGAACGTCTTCCGCGTGTTCGTCCCGACCGGGGTGGAGGCGGGGTCGGAGGCGTACTCCTCTCCAGGCAAGGTCCAGTTCGAGGTGGCGAGAGCGGTCGTGGTCCGCGTATCCCGGGACTTCTCCACGGCGTACATCGCCAGCGGCTCGGAGTCGTTCGCCGCGGGGGTGTCGGCCCGGCGGGGGATTCCGGAGAAATAG